The Cryptococcus neoformans var. grubii H99 chromosome 8, complete sequence DNA window AGTTCAAGAATCTCAACAGCGTTTCCAAGGTCGCCCTAATCAAGCTTGGCTTGttggccttctccaaaaCCTCATTACACAAGTTGAAAATCTCTCCGAATTCCGCGCACATAGTCTGCTTCAAGGCCTTTGTCTTTGCTTGCGTCATTTGCTCAGCGGAAAAGTCGAACACTTCTTCAGACAAGAGACGGAGAATGATCATGTTGTTTTCGCAGAGAGAGAGATTAGTGCGGGATGATTCGCAGATTTCCGGAATAAACTGGGGCCAGTCCTTGGGCCATGCTTGTTTGAGAATCTGCTTTGGGTTAGATTGGGTCCTTTAACGGTCAAAGGCAACGAACCTGGACAAGCACAAGATTCAGCTTGTTCAAATACCCCTTTTCTCGCCTCATTCTAGCTTCATCTGACGATATCTCGACCGTTGCCTGGACAATGAAGTTCCGGATACCTGTCATTTCATCAGCTCATGTCCCCATGGACGTTCTAGAGCACGTACCCGTCTGTTGATCGGCGGGCAAGGCTTTCCATCGTACCTGGACAAGCTTCTCCAAGACCTGAAGAGCGATATACTATTCCACGCCTGTCAGTGATTGCGTGATTCGCAAGCGAAGGCGAAATGTGGCGCACCTTTGTGTTAAGATTTTGAGAAGTTTCCAAGATGGCTGGGACACGCTGCCATGAGTCCGGGTGTTCCTGGAACTGGGTGAGGACTCGCTGTGCTGTTTGTTGCTGCAGACAAGTCAGCATCAGACGATTGTGGTGGTTGTTGCTTGTTTAGGAGTGGCGGAATGTGATGTCGAGGAATACGGGCGACGTGGAACAGGAAACACTCACTGTTTCACCTGACCCGGTATAGAACGCCTGTACTACCTGGTCAATGAGTCTGGGACTGGGTTAGCAGCTTGCAAGAGTCGGCACGGAGCTGGGTACATACCCTACGTCGAGGTCGTTTGAGAAGTCGAGGATTGCCTATTGTGGTGGTTGAGTCAGCTTTCTGTGGAcgcaggaaggaaggaagggagggcGGTGGGTGGCGGGGTGACGTACCTCCATGGTGGGTGTGGGAAGGtggcaggaaggaaggaaggagctGGTGGGGAAATGGGTTGTGGCTGGGCGGCAGATGGCTCAGTGCTCAGCGCTGATGAATACACGCGTAGTAACAACAGCGGAACCATTTCTTTATTCCGCCACGCCCcttttctcattttctccCGCCAGCATCCTCTTCTATCCGTCGGCGATCGCTTTCTATCTACATCCATACATCGTCACTCCCACAAAATGGTCGCAGCACGCAAGCGCTCACCTACTCCCGAGGCACAGGATGCCTTTGAGCTTCCCGAAGACTACAAGCCATATGTTCCCGTCGCAAAACGTAGAGCACAAATGCTCTCGCAGCTCGGAGCAAAGCACAGTGCCAAAAAGGTCAAAACTCAAGAGGAactggaaaaggagatggaagaggagttgaaggagcaggcggaggatgaagagcgTGCACgggaaaaggcaaggagggagaggacaCTGTTGCAAGCGGCCCAAGAGGTCAAGGAGCAAAGGGCTTTAGAAGGTTTGTGTTGTTCGCGGGTTTTTGTCTTGTGCACTGACTTTCTTTTTAGACGCAAAGAAAAGTGCGGCTGAGAGGGAAGCTGAAAAGGAAGCGGCTTTGCTTGCCGAAATGGAGAGAGCACAGAAGAAACTTGCAGGTGCGCAAGAATTGGCGCAAGGCGTGACATGGACAGAAAGCTTAAAGACATCGTGCGTGCTTATTAAGTCTTCCATCGATCCATAGCTAAATTGTTGCAGATGGAGAGCCCCTCATTATATTCGCAATAAGACCGAAGATGAGCAGCAGGCTGTCCGAGACAAGTATCACATCATCgtagaaggagaggatatTCCACCGCCCATTCCCCATTTTGCGGTACGTGGCTAACTTGATTTTAGTCCAATCTTTCTGGAATTTATTGACCATGCTTGCAGGACATGAAGATTCCCAAGCCCATATTGAGCTACCTTCAAGCCAAAGGTATTAAGAGTCCGACTCCTATCCAAATGCAAGGCCTTCCTACTGCGTAAGCGTTTTCTTTACACACCCGAAATATCCTGACGCTTTTCAGATTTTCTGGTCGCGATATGATTGGTATCGCCTTCACCGGCTCTGGTAAAACCCTCGCTTTCATCCTTCCCGCCATCATGACCGCTCTGGAGATGGAAGCCAAGGTCCCATTCGTTCGAGGCGAAGGACCTGTCGGGCTCATTATCTGTCCTTCGCGAGAACTTGCCAGACAAACCTATGAGCAATGTGTCGCCATGTGTGCAGTATTGAAAGAAAGTGGAAACTACCCCGAACTGAGGAGTTTACTGTGTATTGGAGGAATCAGTATGGCCGATCAGGCAGATGTTTTGAATAAAGGTGTGCACGTGGTGGTGGCGACACCCGGACGGTTGATCGACATGCTTGATAAGAGAAAGTTGAATGCGGATAACTGCAAGTAAGTAAAATTATGCTGATTTAGCAAGATGATGGTCCTGATGGAATACAGGTATCTGTGTATGGACGAAGCGGACCGAATGATTGACATGggctttgaagaggatgtcCGAAGTATCATGTCTCATTTCAAGGTATGCCATTTGTTCGTCTGAATGTTCATTTGCTAAAAACCCCCATCCCAGTACCAACGCCaaacccttctcttctccgctACCATGCCCCGTAAAATTCAGGACTTTGCCCAACAATCCCTGATCAATCCCATTCTTGTCAACGTCGGTCGAGCTGGTGCAGCGAACATGGACGTCATTCAAGAAGTCGAATATGTCAAGCAAGAGGCCAAGATGGTATACTTGCTTGAGTGTTTGCAAAAgactcctcctcctgtcATCATTTTCAGTGATAATAAGAATGAAGTCGATGACATTCAAGAGTATTTGCTGCTGAAGGGTGTAGAGGCTGTAGCAATTCATGGTAGTAAAAGTAAGTTCCCCTGTTTATTTTTTCCACGGGGTGTTGACGCTAATATCTTTGTAGCCCAAGAAGAACGAGAGTACGCAATCCGATCATTCAAAACGGGCGCCAAGGACGTCATGGTCGCCTCCGGTGTCGCTTCCAAAGGTCTCGATTTTAACGAAATCCAACATGTCAT harbors:
- a CDS encoding ATP-dependent RNA helicase DDX41 → MVAARKRSPTPEAQDAFELPEDYKPYVPVAKRRAQMLSQLGAKHSAKKVKTQEELEKEMEEELKEQAEDEERAREKARRERTLLQAAQEVKEQRALEDAKKSAAEREAEKEAALLAEMERAQKKLAGAQELAQGVTWTESLKTSWRAPHYIRNKTEDEQQAVRDKYHIIVEGEDIPPPIPHFADMKIPKPILSYLQAKGIKSPTPIQMQGLPTAFSGRDMIGIAFTGSGKTLAFILPAIMTALEMEAKVPFVRGEGPVGLIICPSRELARQTYEQCVAMCAVLKESGNYPELRSLLCIGGISMADQADVLNKGVHVVVATPGRLIDMLDKRKLNADNCKYLCMDEADRMIDMGFEEDVRSIMSHFKYQRQTLLFSATMPRKIQDFAQQSLINPILVNVGRAGAANMDVIQEVEYVKQEAKMVYLLECLQKTPPPVIIFSDNKNEVDDIQEYLLLKGVEAVAIHGSKTQEEREYAIRSFKTGAKDVMVASGVASKGLDFNEIQHVIVYSMPKEIEDYVHEIGRTGRSGKTGLATTFVNMNTSEQTLLDLKYLLMEAKQKIPDFLLSIDDPRAIQGGALRGCPICGGLGHGLSDCPKLEEETRRKQAAQTRYQGGGY